The following proteins are encoded in a genomic region of Plasmodium coatneyi strain Hackeri chromosome 6, complete sequence:
- a CDS encoding KIR protein, which translates to MSSYCSACWMNTQPSFKGVSCYFFYYWVGELFFKGRSRGDLGEFIGIVYNTLHGVPNGNECNIKYEDNNKHLFEHKKKVYIFSHGYETIQRLVQNCASTEAKEYLIYLQGIRAACSSAGAGCEGGYHSEGTYCNDFNKKYKVFCDKIQSELIPQLTSKLKPNPNPNQAGSSGSFSVADVNCNLDDLPSKLRYKEFNKGAQCPAESIIFNQKDTVKTYLKSALGNCKEMLNDVDNITGAWCYICNGIDNNELKGNLFYLFYYWLGDKVWKEVKDGNNSFKEIMGDIYNKLRSVLGSITCGLTDENIEEGTFYNARAIYNYSVDYSTITECIQKSRTSGSTCTQGYSEYLEGAAKAYNQMEQYCEESTNTKKACCTQFKKMFKEDGADKIQEPSKLKFELESLTRSRGAEAGTISPPAITSNTAPIVSSVFAVMGLPALAYFLYKYNLLPSWVGNYFAKNNSSRRKRRSNMRDFDTFTENSSTFDSASEYTTTVSTADSTDGSTIYNRRVPPSTTRREANNTGGHQNIGYQNM; encoded by the exons ATGAGTTCCTATTGTTCCGCATGTTGGATGAATACGCAACCATCTTTCAAAGGTGTAtcatgttattttttctactatTGGGTGGGGGAATTATTCTTTAAGGGTCGAAGTAGGGGGGACTTGGGGGAATTCATAGGAATAGTTTATAACACCCTACATGGTGTACCCAATGGGAACGAGTGTAATATTAAGTACGAAGATAATAACAAGCATCTTTTCGAACACAAGAAAAaggtatatattttctcccaTGGTTACGAAACCATACAGAGACTTGTACAAAACTGTGCGTCCACAGAAGCTAAGGAATATTTAATATACCTGCAAGGAATTAGGGCAGCATGTAGTTCTGCGGGTGCAGGTTGCGAGGGAGGGTATCATAGTGAAGGTACTTATTGTAATGATTTtaataagaaatataaagTGTTCTGTGATAAGATCCAATCAGAATTGATACCTCAATTAACAAGTAAACTCAAACCAAACCCCAATCCAAACCAAGCCGGATCATCGGGCAGCTTCTCGGTTGCCGACGTG AACTGCAATTTGGATGATTTACCTTCAAAATTAAGGTACAAGGAATTCAACAAAGGAGCGCAGTGCCCGGCAGAaagtataatttttaatcaGAAGGATACGGTAAAGACTTATTTAAAGAGTGCACTGGGTAACTGTAAGGAAATGCTGAATGATGTTGACAACATAACGGGAGCTTGGTGTTACATATGTAACGGCATAGATAATAATGAACTGAAAGGTAATTTGTTTTatctcttttattattggttgggagatAAAGTATGGAAAGAAGTGAAAGACGGCAATAATTCATTTAAGGAAATTATGGGTGACATTTACAATAAGCTGAGATCGGTGCTCGGTAGTATTACTTGTGGACTTACAGACGAGAATATAGAAGAGGGAACTTTCTATAATGCAAGAgcaatatataattattctGTTGACTATTCAACTATAACAGAATGCATACAAAAATCTCGGACTTCCGGGTCCACTTGTACTCAGGGATATTCCGAATATTTGGAAGGAGCTGCCAAAGCTTATAATCAAATGGAACAATACTGTGAGGAAAGTACAAATACTAAAAAGGCATGTTGTActcaatttaaaaaaatgttcaaagAGGACGGTGCCGACAAAATTCAGGAACCATCAAAGTTGAAATTTGAATTAGAATCTTTAACAAGAAGTAGAGGGGCTGAAGCAGGAACAATATCCCCCCCTGCCATAACCTCCAACACTGCTCCTATTGTTTCTTCTGTGTTTGCTGTAATGGGATTACCAGCACTGGCTTACTTTCTTTACAAA tataatcttctaccctcCTGGGTCGGTAACTACTTTGCAAAGAACAATagcagcagaagaaaaagaagatccaaCATGCGCGACTTTGATACGTTCACAGAGAACAGTTCAACATTCGATTCAGCATCAGAATACACCACCACTGTTTCTACAGCGGATTCTACAGATGGATCAACTATATATAATCGTAGGGTACCACCATCTACCACTAGAAGAGAAGCAAATAATACGGGAGGCCACCAAAATATAGGTTACCAGAATATGTAA
- a CDS encoding Pyruvate dehydrogenase E2 component (Dihydrolipoamide acetyltransferase): MLLHWFPFLLYLRISTCISLPNKHGFINTLNHTRETLPHNKMKNRRGVIFSQIEIKMPALSSTMTSGKIVKWNKDIGEYINLGDIIMTVESDKADMDVEAFDEGFLRVKHMGDGSEAKVGDTLGILTTEKDEKIESRSDDSPEEPTGESSQKEQIDDVPQGNTTETDSAHAQTSQQQTGEQKIFVPFVSSKRNRARIIKWTRKENDYVDKDEILFHVEDDKSTIEVESPCYGIVKKIFVEEGQFADFDKPVAIISPRKAEDPPQEEQTPDAQLVNEENILRHYEETLSGTQEGKLLLQNMSPSDKRTMEERLLLNCDKYNNLSGDFFSSRGDDTPGKDSTDQKRDTMPPKGRDAPIVLPSAAELMEQNKLTPADIKEPKIPGRMTYEDVVSHLERTRAATPSKEKIIELTNVQKAIKNNMMRTLSIPVFRITHFIKTNALQKLYEQVKDKISMTVLLSKCVSNVLLKHPIIYSTFIDEGEGKILFNEDVHIGNALGLKNSLLTPVLKRVNKTDIYTLAGEWKKLVEKGKQGLLTPGEMTGSNFYISNLGMFNTYQFDATLPPNVSCILSVGTNIANVENFEDLKIQRGMMMTLTCDHRHIYGSHAASFMSDLAAFVERDIMQVFL; the protein is encoded by the exons ATGTTGCTACACtggttccccttccttctctaccTGCGCATCTCCACTTGCATTTCTCTGCCCAACAAACATGGCTTCATAAATACCCTGAACCATACCAGGGAAACTCTCCCtcacaacaaaatgaaaaacagaAGAGGGGTTATCTTCTCTCAgattgaaataaaaatgcctGCCCTGTCAAGTACCATGACGTCTGGAAAAATAGTCAAGTGGAACAAAGACATTGGAGAGTACATCAAT CTCGGCGACATCATTATGACGGTAGAAAGTGACAAAGCGGATATGGACGTGGAGGCCTTCGACGAGG GATTCCTCCGCGTGAAGCACATGGGAGACGGAAGTGAAGCAAAGGTCGGGGACACCCTTGGCATTCTAACCACGGAgaaagacgaaaaaatagaatCCCGTAGTGATGACTCCCCTGAGGAACCCACAGGGGAGAGTTCGCAAAAGGAACAGATAGACGACGTCCCGCAGGGAAACACCACAGAGACAGACTCAGCCCACGCACAGACTTCACAGCAACAAACAGGtgagcaaaaaatatttgtaccCTTCGTAAGTAGCAAGAGAAACAGAGCGAGGATAATTAAATGGACCCGCAAAGAAAATGATTACGTCGATAAGGACGAAATCCTTTTCCATGTGGAAGACGACAAAAGCACCATCGAAGTGGAGAGTCCCTGTTACG GCatcgttaaaaaaatatttgtcgAAGAAGGACAGTTCGCTGATTTTGACAAACCGGTCGCCATCATCTCCCCCAGGAAG GCAGAAGACCCTCCACAGGAAGAGCAAACACC GGACGCCCAACTCGTAAACGAAGAAAACATTTTGAGGCACTACGAGGAAACCCTCAGCGGCACccaggaaggaaaacttcTTCTGCAAAACATGAG CCCCTCCGACAAGCGAACCATGGAAGAGCGGCTCCTTCTGAACTGCGACAAGTACAACAACCTTTCTGGGGACTTCTTCAG TTCACGCGGCGATGATACACCTGGGAAAGACTCAACAGATCAGAAGCGGGACACG ATGCCCCCCAAAGGGAGAGACGCTCCAATTGTTCTTCCCTCCGCAGCCGAGCTGATGGAACAGAACAAGCTAACCCCAGCGGATATTAA AGAACCCAAGATACCTGGACGTATGACATACGAAGACGTGGTTTCACACCTGGAACGCACAAGAGCAGCTACCCcctcgaaggaaaaaataattgaatTAACAAACGTCCAAAAGGCaataaaaaacaacatgATGCGTACCCTATCCATTCCAGTGTTCCGCATAACtcattttataaaaacaaaCGCTCTCCAAAAACTGTATGAACAAGTTAAGGACAAAATTAGCATGACTGTCCTCCTGAGCAAGTGTGTGTCGAATGTGTTACTGAAGCATCCCATCATTTACTCAACCTTCATCGAtgagggggagggaaaaatattatttaacGAAGACGTTCATATAGGGAATGCCTTGGGATTGAAGAACTCCCTGTTGACGCCTGTCCTCAAGCGGGTTAACAAGACGGATATATACACCCTGGCCGGTGAATGGAAG AAGCTAGTCGAGAAAGGCAAACAGGGCCTGCTGACGCCCGGCGAAATGACGGGCAGCAACTTCTACATCTCCAACCTGGGCATGTTTAACACCTACCAGTTCGACGCCACACTCCCTCCAAACGTGTCCTGCATCCTATCCGTCGGCACGAACATTGCGAACGTTGAGAATTTTGAAGACCTGAAGATCCAGCGGGGCATGATGATGACGCTCACCTGCGACCATCGCCACATTTACGGCTCGCACGCGGCTTCCTTCATGAGCGACTTGGCGGCGTTCGTCGAGCGGGACATCATGCAGGTCTTTCTGTAA